The Solibacillus sp. FSL W7-1464 genome contains a region encoding:
- a CDS encoding ATP-binding protein — MEKARIVMLENGREIPIATYRDQGIVDYNGNPLIEAMPIILSREESFDQLYFLPPYHERERNLSATHRYHALIRLTQFFQPINQTITLEQKFSRFIRHGYTNRNPLNKKHVQLLNELHGKLLTDEELEISPDKRSSASSFTLMGFPGIGKTSAIERILSLYPQVILHQHPLNTIQIVWLKLNCPHDGNIKTLCINFFQQIDTLIGTNYYDKYGKNRNSISSMVIRIAQISRIHAIGVLIIDEIQHLLTAKGNASETMLNFFVTLVNEIGIPVMFIGTMKARALLQKDFRQARRSSGQGDMVWQQMENNDDWEVLITSMWDYQWTTHPIELNREMIDTIYYESQGIIDVAVKIFILAQSRAIETGTEKVTPALIKKVVKEELQLMRASLDALKSGNPREIANFEDIIPLDIEEYLLNRIPAIDIREQAKLKKEKLRQTKLITEVSLTEKLVMSLINLEIDEKVAEKTAKYLINKNPDLNIKELMTASLQYIEDEPKKRTVRKETSRNNKLKLIINNGKKNKKSAYEALMEEGYIKSPLDEFML, encoded by the coding sequence ATGGAAAAAGCCAGAATAGTGATGTTGGAAAATGGAAGAGAAATTCCTATTGCAACGTACAGAGATCAAGGGATAGTAGATTATAATGGAAATCCTCTAATTGAGGCAATGCCTATTATTTTATCGCGTGAAGAATCGTTTGATCAATTATACTTTTTGCCACCTTATCACGAAAGAGAAAGAAATCTCTCTGCAACACATCGTTATCATGCGCTCATACGATTAACTCAATTTTTCCAACCGATAAATCAGACGATAACTTTAGAACAGAAATTTTCCAGGTTTATTAGGCATGGCTATACAAATAGAAATCCTTTAAATAAGAAACATGTACAATTACTTAATGAATTGCACGGTAAACTTTTAACAGATGAAGAACTTGAAATATCTCCTGACAAGAGGTCATCAGCGTCCAGTTTTACCTTAATGGGGTTTCCTGGTATAGGTAAAACTTCTGCTATCGAACGAATTCTATCTTTATATCCACAAGTAATTTTACATCAACATCCTTTAAATACGATACAAATTGTTTGGCTAAAATTAAATTGCCCACATGATGGGAATATTAAGACATTATGTATAAATTTCTTTCAACAAATAGATACACTAATTGGTACAAATTATTATGATAAATATGGGAAAAACAGAAATTCAATAAGTTCTATGGTTATAAGAATTGCACAAATTTCAAGAATACATGCCATAGGAGTACTCATCATTGATGAAATTCAACATTTACTAACAGCAAAAGGAAATGCTTCTGAAACAATGTTAAATTTCTTTGTCACATTAGTAAATGAAATTGGCATTCCGGTTATGTTTATTGGAACGATGAAGGCAAGAGCATTATTACAAAAAGATTTTAGACAAGCACGTAGAAGTAGTGGACAAGGGGATATGGTTTGGCAACAGATGGAAAATAATGATGATTGGGAAGTATTGATTACTTCAATGTGGGATTATCAATGGACTACTCATCCAATAGAACTAAACCGTGAAATGATTGATACTATATATTATGAAAGCCAAGGAATTATTGATGTTGCCGTTAAAATTTTTATTCTTGCTCAATCTAGGGCAATCGAAACAGGGACCGAAAAAGTAACACCAGCTTTAATTAAGAAGGTTGTAAAAGAAGAGTTACAATTAATGCGGGCATCCTTAGATGCTCTTAAATCAGGAAATCCTAGAGAAATAGCAAATTTTGAGGATATTATTCCTTTAGATATTGAAGAATATCTTCTAAATCGAATACCTGCAATTGATATAAGAGAGCAGGCCAAGTTAAAGAAAGAAAAGTTGAGACAAACGAAATTAATAACAGAAGTTTCTCTTACTGAAAAATTAGTTATGTCATTAATTAATTTGGAAATTGATGAGAAGGTTGCAGAAAAGACTGCGAAATATTTAATAAATAAGAATCCTGATTTAAATATAAAGGAGTTAATGACCGCTTCACTTCAATATATAGAGGATGAACCAAAGAAGAGAACTGTTAGAAAGGAAACATCTAGAAATAATAAATTAAAATTAATCATTAATAATGGAAAAAAGAATAAAAAGTCCGCTTATGAGGCATTAATGGAAGAGGGATATATTAAAAGTCCCTTAGATGAATTTATGCTATAG
- a CDS encoding Mu transposase C-terminal domain-containing protein, giving the protein MVQNEPSIYITELRGKEIRKLQSKKQFAKTSLYKYLRRYWQGGKTINTLVPMYNKSGARGKQRGTSEKKRGRPRLGDTIGINITEDIKEIFRKGIRKYYLSDKKNTLVFAYKMTIRDFFASGIRYEDGVKYITILDKNSIPTFDQFRYWYKQEFSIEHVKKEREGIKSFERNNRAILGSSTYETLGPGSRYQIDATIADVYLVSNYNSDWIVGRPIVYYVVDVYSRMITGIYIGFEGPSWAGMMMAIANAASNKKEFCSKYGINILEDWWPSAHLPEIILGDRGELEGHNVNNLIEGLNISIENTPSYRPDWKGIVEKLFDTTQSKIKPFLPGFIQKDFGERGATDYRLEAKLTLEQYTKLIINFVLYYNKNFYAKGYTRDTGMIEENIKPTPLELWKWGIKNRAGKLRVVDNNIIKFYLMPKDKATVTPKGIKFKGMLYSCETALKESWFVKSRVNKSWKVDISYDPRSVNNIYMHTNDKRIFESCALLKHQERYIDRAIEEVEDLRKRENKDFKDNEQVTLQEEINFYSRIESIIEEAVKDANKTQTSNLSKAQKTKSIRVNRHIEKSIQRDKEAFDLTINSEDRSAEVIEIKEIKENSTEAKVPSIKDLFNQRRKKNNK; this is encoded by the coding sequence TTGGTTCAAAACGAACCATCCATTTATATCACTGAGTTACGAGGCAAAGAAATTAGAAAATTACAAAGCAAAAAACAATTTGCTAAAACAAGTTTATATAAATATTTAAGAAGATATTGGCAGGGGGGAAAGACAATAAATACTCTAGTGCCAATGTACAACAAATCGGGGGCCAGAGGAAAACAAAGAGGAACTAGCGAGAAAAAAAGAGGACGCCCAAGATTAGGAGATACCATAGGAATTAATATTACCGAGGATATTAAGGAGATTTTTCGAAAAGGTATAAGGAAATATTATCTGTCAGACAAGAAAAATACATTAGTATTTGCATATAAAATGACGATTAGGGATTTCTTTGCATCAGGTATCAGATATGAGGATGGTGTTAAATATATTACTATTTTGGATAAGAATAGTATTCCTACTTTTGATCAGTTTAGGTATTGGTATAAACAAGAATTTAGTATTGAACATGTAAAAAAAGAGCGTGAAGGTATAAAAAGTTTTGAACGAAACAATAGAGCCATATTAGGGTCTTCAACTTATGAAACGTTAGGCCCTGGTTCAAGATATCAAATTGATGCGACAATTGCGGATGTATACTTGGTTTCGAATTATAACTCCGATTGGATAGTAGGTAGACCTATTGTCTATTATGTGGTAGATGTTTATTCAAGGATGATTACAGGTATTTATATAGGTTTTGAAGGACCATCTTGGGCAGGCATGATGATGGCAATTGCCAATGCTGCTTCAAACAAGAAAGAATTTTGCAGTAAATATGGAATAAACATATTAGAGGATTGGTGGCCTTCTGCACATTTACCAGAAATAATTTTAGGTGACAGGGGAGAATTAGAAGGACATAACGTAAATAATTTAATAGAAGGTTTAAATATATCTATTGAAAATACTCCCTCATATCGACCAGATTGGAAAGGAATTGTAGAAAAGCTATTTGATACAACACAATCTAAAATTAAGCCATTTCTTCCCGGCTTTATTCAAAAAGATTTTGGAGAAAGGGGAGCAACAGATTATCGGTTAGAAGCAAAACTAACTCTTGAACAATATACTAAGTTAATTATTAATTTCGTATTATATTATAACAAGAATTTTTATGCTAAAGGCTATACAAGAGATACTGGAATGATAGAAGAGAATATCAAGCCTACTCCATTAGAACTGTGGAAGTGGGGAATAAAAAATAGAGCGGGAAAATTAAGAGTAGTCGACAATAATATTATTAAGTTTTACTTGATGCCAAAAGATAAAGCGACTGTAACCCCAAAAGGAATAAAATTTAAGGGTATGCTTTATAGCTGTGAAACAGCATTAAAAGAATCTTGGTTTGTAAAATCTAGAGTTAATAAATCATGGAAAGTTGATATTTCATATGATCCAAGAAGCGTTAACAATATTTATATGCATACAAATGATAAAAGAATTTTCGAATCATGTGCACTTTTAAAACATCAAGAAAGATATATAGACAGAGCTATTGAAGAAGTTGAAGATTTAAGAAAAAGAGAAAATAAAGATTTCAAAGATAATGAACAGGTTACCTTGCAAGAAGAAATTAACTTCTATAGTCGTATAGAGTCGATTATTGAGGAAGCAGTGAAGGATGCTAACAAAACTCAAACAAGTAATTTAAGCAAAGCCCAAAAAACAAAAAGTATTAGGGTAAACAGACATATTGAAAAATCTATACAACGTGATAAAGAAGCGTTTGACTTAACAATTAATTCAGAAGATAGGAGTGCTGAAGTTATTGAGATTAAAGAAATAAAGGAAAATAGTACAGAAGCAAAAGTTCCTTCGATTAAAGATTTATTTAATCAAAGAAGGAAAAAAAATAATAAATAA
- a CDS encoding IS110 family transposase, producing MNFNTNEKINQVSENTLVIGIDIAKHKHYACAIDDRGRVLQKSFPIAQSRIGFENLYERLMALKATYDKHEILVGFEPTGHYWMNLAAFLTNYGIPFVMVNPMHVNRSKELDDNLQTKNDQKDALVIARLMRDGRFSYPRHLEGIESELRNGTTLRSKVQEDLNALQNRIIRWLDRFFPEFTQVFKSFGKMAYAVLEMTPLPTDIVGKSPEELLFLYRQVEGMKCPQLPKAKQLVEVAESSIGLTEGLVMAKFEIATLLSQHKLMQVQLDELTTQLVELAKQMTDYEYLASVPGIGDVTIVDLLSEVGSLTQYAHPRQLIKLAGLTLRENSSGQQKGQKRISKRGRRKLRALLFRVMMPLILHNPAFKQLHEYYTTRTINPLRKKQSIVVLCGKLLKILHALCKKKTMFNEHQMMTDFASLQTAA from the coding sequence ATGAATTTTAATACGAATGAGAAAATTAATCAAGTTTCTGAAAATACTCTAGTTATCGGCATCGACATTGCTAAACATAAACATTATGCATGTGCAATTGATGATCGAGGTCGAGTGCTCCAAAAATCATTTCCAATCGCGCAATCACGTATTGGTTTTGAAAACCTTTATGAACGCCTAATGGCGCTTAAAGCAACTTATGATAAACATGAAATTCTCGTTGGGTTCGAGCCAACGGGTCACTACTGGATGAACTTAGCTGCTTTTTTAACGAACTATGGGATTCCATTTGTGATGGTCAATCCAATGCACGTCAATCGTTCGAAAGAATTAGATGACAATCTGCAAACGAAGAATGATCAAAAGGATGCGCTAGTCATTGCTCGCCTTATGAGAGACGGTCGTTTCAGCTATCCCCGACATCTTGAAGGAATCGAGTCTGAGTTACGAAATGGAACGACTTTACGTTCAAAGGTTCAAGAAGATTTAAATGCCCTACAAAATCGCATTATCCGTTGGCTAGATCGCTTTTTCCCTGAATTCACACAAGTGTTTAAAAGCTTTGGGAAAATGGCGTATGCGGTCCTTGAAATGACACCGTTGCCAACAGATATTGTAGGCAAATCACCAGAAGAATTACTATTTTTATATCGGCAGGTAGAGGGTATGAAATGCCCGCAGTTACCAAAGGCAAAGCAATTAGTCGAGGTTGCAGAAAGCTCAATCGGACTGACAGAAGGTTTAGTGATGGCCAAATTCGAAATTGCCACGCTTCTTTCACAGCACAAATTGATGCAGGTTCAGCTTGATGAATTAACAACTCAGCTCGTAGAGTTAGCCAAACAAATGACGGATTATGAATATTTAGCATCGGTACCTGGAATCGGTGATGTTACAATTGTCGATTTATTATCAGAGGTAGGTTCCTTAACGCAATATGCACATCCACGCCAATTAATTAAACTAGCGGGACTCACATTGCGTGAAAACTCTTCTGGTCAGCAAAAGGGACAAAAAAGGATTTCCAAACGAGGGAGAAGAAAACTTCGTGCCCTCCTCTTTCGAGTAATGATGCCTTTAATCTTGCATAATCCAGCGTTCAAACAACTACATGAATATTACACTACACGCACCATCAATCCGCTTCGAAAGAAGCAGTCCATCGTCGTGTTATGTGGGAAGTTACTGAAGATTTTACATGCCCTATGCAAAAAGAAAACAATGTTTAACGAACATCAAATGATGACCGATTTCGCTAGTCTTCAAACGGCTGCTTAA
- a CDS encoding TnsA endonuclease N-terminal domain-containing protein: protein MAKRKSSWTKEKITRYLNEGRGQGELSEYIPWLKVQDFSSRGNVTRLQGWKTNRKHEFFSNLERNYFFLLEWADEIVDIREQYPLDWKVTSKIAGEKGITHSIDETTGTLIPMTTDFLLTIMKNGNKTYLARTIKPSIELENPRVIEKFEIERDYWERKGVCWAIITEKELPTDMINNIQWLHKFFKLESDEDKLLSLEFLEKLKQTEYNVSYKINDFCNKFDEEYNLETGTALSYFKYSTARKIIRLNMNEKFDIRKFKVSELTFKENGGDKIDSISG, encoded by the coding sequence ATGGCTAAGAGGAAAAGTAGCTGGACAAAAGAAAAAATTACACGTTATTTAAATGAAGGTAGAGGACAAGGAGAATTATCAGAGTATATCCCCTGGTTAAAGGTACAAGATTTTTCTTCTAGAGGGAATGTTACTAGGCTACAGGGATGGAAAACAAATAGAAAACATGAATTTTTTTCAAATTTAGAAAGAAATTATTTTTTTCTGTTGGAATGGGCGGATGAAATTGTAGATATTAGAGAGCAATATCCTTTGGATTGGAAAGTTACTAGTAAAATTGCAGGGGAAAAAGGAATTACTCATTCAATTGATGAAACTACAGGAACACTAATTCCTATGACAACAGATTTTCTCCTTACTATTATGAAGAATGGAAATAAGACATATTTAGCTCGGACGATAAAACCAAGTATAGAATTAGAAAACCCAAGGGTAATTGAAAAATTTGAAATAGAACGTGATTATTGGGAGAGAAAAGGAGTTTGTTGGGCAATTATTACGGAGAAAGAGTTGCCAACGGATATGATAAACAATATTCAGTGGTTACACAAGTTTTTCAAGCTTGAGTCTGATGAGGATAAATTATTATCGTTAGAGTTTTTGGAAAAATTAAAACAAACTGAATATAATGTAAGCTATAAAATTAATGATTTTTGTAATAAATTCGATGAAGAGTACAACTTAGAAACAGGAACCGCCCTTTCGTATTTTAAATATTCTACAGCAAGAAAAATAATACGCCTAAATATGAATGAGAAATTTGATATAAGGAAGTTTAAAGTGAGTGAATTAACATTTAAAGAGAATGGAGGAGATAAAATTGATTCCATTAGCGGTTAA
- the glmS gene encoding glutamine--fructose-6-phosphate transaminase (isomerizing), protein MCGIVGYNGVLDAKEILLKGLEKLEYRGYDSAGIAVHNEEGVTVFKEKGRIADLRKAVDGDVEAAVGIGHTRWATHGVPNRLNAHPHTSASGRYTLVHNGVIENYHLLQKAYLKGIQMNSDTDTEVIVQLIDLFAKEGLSTLEAFRKTLSLVHGSYALALLDNEDVETIYVAKNKSPLLVGVGEDFNVIASDAMAMLQVTDQFIELHDKEVVIVRKDKVEITTLNGRVVERAPYTAQLDASDIEKGTYPHYMLKEMDEQPTVIRKIIQAYEQGEDVTVDKDILKALAEADRLYIIAAGTSYHAGLIGKQYFEKIAGIPVEVHISSEFGYNMPLLSKKPLFIFISQSGETADSRQVLVKIKELGYKALTVTNVQGSTLSREADYTLLLHAGPEIAVASTKAYVAQVAVLAVAAYAVAKELGVELNFDLKQELAIVANGIQTIIDSKEEMEQIAEDYLKIARNAFFIGRNMDFCVSLEGALKLKEISYIQAEGFAGGELKHGTIALIEEGTPVFALATQKGVALNIRGNVKEVVARGANACIIAMEGMEEEGDRLVIPSVHELLTPLVSVVPLQLISYYAALHRRCDVDKPRNLAKSVTVE, encoded by the coding sequence ATGTGTGGAATTGTAGGATATAACGGCGTATTGGACGCGAAAGAGATTTTATTAAAAGGTTTAGAGAAACTAGAGTACCGTGGCTATGATTCTGCAGGGATCGCTGTACACAATGAAGAAGGCGTAACAGTTTTCAAAGAAAAAGGGCGTATTGCAGATTTACGTAAAGCAGTTGATGGCGATGTAGAAGCAGCTGTTGGGATTGGCCATACACGATGGGCAACTCACGGTGTACCAAACCGCTTAAATGCACACCCTCATACAAGTGCTTCAGGCCGTTATACGCTTGTACACAACGGGGTTATCGAAAACTATCACTTATTACAAAAAGCTTATCTTAAAGGAATTCAGATGAACTCTGATACAGATACAGAAGTTATCGTACAGTTAATCGACTTATTTGCAAAAGAGGGCTTATCTACACTGGAAGCATTCCGTAAAACATTATCGTTAGTGCACGGTTCTTATGCATTAGCACTTTTAGATAATGAAGATGTGGAAACGATTTACGTAGCGAAAAACAAATCACCTTTATTAGTAGGTGTAGGTGAAGACTTCAACGTTATCGCTTCAGACGCAATGGCGATGCTGCAAGTAACTGACCAGTTTATCGAATTGCACGATAAAGAAGTTGTAATCGTACGTAAAGATAAAGTTGAAATTACAACATTAAATGGCCGCGTTGTTGAGCGTGCACCATATACAGCACAATTGGATGCTTCTGATATCGAAAAAGGAACATACCCTCACTATATGTTAAAAGAAATGGATGAGCAGCCTACTGTTATCCGTAAAATCATTCAAGCATATGAACAGGGTGAAGATGTTACGGTTGATAAAGATATTCTAAAAGCATTAGCGGAAGCTGACCGTCTATATATTATTGCAGCAGGTACGAGTTACCATGCCGGCCTGATCGGGAAACAGTATTTCGAAAAAATCGCCGGTATTCCAGTAGAAGTACACATTTCAAGCGAGTTTGGCTATAATATGCCATTGCTATCGAAAAAACCTTTATTTATCTTCATTTCACAATCAGGTGAAACAGCGGATAGCCGTCAAGTATTAGTGAAAATCAAAGAGCTTGGCTACAAGGCGTTAACTGTAACGAACGTACAGGGCTCGACACTTTCACGTGAAGCGGATTATACATTACTATTGCATGCCGGACCGGAAATTGCTGTAGCATCTACGAAAGCATATGTTGCGCAAGTAGCTGTTTTAGCAGTAGCTGCCTATGCAGTGGCAAAGGAATTAGGTGTTGAACTGAACTTTGATTTAAAACAGGAGCTGGCGATTGTTGCAAACGGCATCCAGACAATTATCGACTCTAAAGAGGAAATGGAGCAGATTGCCGAAGATTATTTAAAAATCGCACGCAATGCATTCTTCATTGGTCGTAATATGGACTTCTGTGTATCATTGGAAGGTGCTTTAAAACTTAAAGAAATCTCGTACATTCAGGCAGAAGGTTTTGCCGGTGGTGAGTTAAAACACGGTACGATTGCATTAATCGAAGAGGGTACACCAGTCTTTGCTTTAGCTACACAAAAAGGTGTGGCGCTTAATATTCGCGGTAACGTGAAGGAAGTAGTGGCGCGCGGAGCCAACGCATGTATTATTGCAATGGAAGGCATGGAAGAAGAGGGAGATCGTTTAGTCATCCCTTCAGTACATGAACTATTAACGCCGCTTGTATCTGTTGTACCATTACAATTGATCAGCTACTATGCTGCACTTCACCGTCGTTGTGACGTTGATAAACCTCGTAACCTGGCAAAATCAGTTACGGTTGAATAG
- a CDS encoding type 1 glutamine amidotransferase domain-containing protein, which yields MAKIATLITDKFEDVEFTSPKQALEAAGHTIVTIDKEGNKSVTGKNGEATVQIDKGVAEANPQDFDALFIPGGFSPDLLRDDERVVAFAKYFMDEKKPVFAICHGPQLLITAKSLEGRDATGYKSIKVDMEYAGVNFHDEEVFVCQKQLVTSRTPDDLPAFNREIVNLLEEKGL from the coding sequence TTGGCTAAAATTGCAACATTAATTACTGACAAGTTTGAAGATGTGGAGTTCACAAGTCCTAAACAGGCACTAGAAGCTGCAGGGCATACAATTGTTACGATCGATAAAGAAGGTAATAAATCGGTTACAGGTAAAAATGGCGAAGCGACAGTTCAGATTGATAAAGGGGTAGCAGAGGCGAACCCGCAGGACTTTGATGCGCTATTTATTCCAGGTGGTTTTTCACCGGATTTACTTCGTGATGATGAGCGCGTTGTAGCATTTGCAAAGTACTTTATGGATGAAAAGAAACCTGTCTTTGCAATTTGCCATGGACCACAGCTGCTAATTACGGCGAAGTCATTAGAGGGACGAGATGCGACAGGTTATAAATCGATTAAAGTCGATATGGAGTATGCAGGGGTAAACTTCCATGATGAAGAAGTATTCGTTTGTCAAAAACAGCTTGTAACAAGCCGTACACCGGATGACTTACCTGCATTTAACCGAGAAATTGTAAATTTATTAGAAGAGAAGGGGCTTTAA
- the glmM gene encoding phosphoglucosamine mutase translates to MGKYFGTDGVRGVANSELTPELAFKLGRIGGYVLTKDAKDRPKVLIGRDTRISGEMLEGALVAGLLSIGAEVMRLGVISTPGVAYLTRVMNAEAGVMISASHNPVADNGIKFFGPDGFKLTDAQEEEIERILDAEEDTLPRPVGAAVGSVTDYFEGGQKYISYLKQTVEEDFEGLHVALDCAHGATSSLATHLFADLEADISTMGASPDGLNINEGVGSTHPEKLAAFVAERGADVGLAFDGDGDRLIAVDENGTIVDGDQIMFIIGKYLQAKGRLNKGTIVSTVMSNMGFYKAVEDNEMTSVQTAVGDRYVVEEMRANDYNLGGEQSGHIVFLDYNTTGDGLLTGIQLVNIMKATGKKLSELAGEMTIYPQKLVNVRVTDKHAVTQNEKVAAVIAEVEAEMAGNGRVLVRPSGTEPLVRVMVEAASEEACENYVTRIADVVRTEMGLAE, encoded by the coding sequence ATGGGTAAATATTTCGGAACAGATGGCGTTCGCGGTGTCGCAAATAGTGAACTAACACCAGAGTTGGCATTTAAACTAGGCCGTATTGGCGGCTATGTGCTGACGAAGGATGCTAAAGATCGCCCGAAAGTATTAATTGGACGCGATACACGTATTTCTGGGGAGATGCTGGAAGGTGCACTTGTTGCAGGTCTTCTTTCAATTGGAGCAGAAGTTATGCGTTTAGGTGTAATTAGTACACCAGGTGTTGCGTATCTTACGCGTGTTATGAATGCTGAAGCAGGCGTTATGATTTCAGCATCACATAACCCTGTTGCAGATAACGGCATTAAATTTTTCGGTCCAGACGGCTTTAAATTAACGGATGCACAAGAAGAAGAGATCGAACGTATTCTTGATGCAGAAGAAGATACATTACCACGTCCAGTAGGTGCTGCTGTTGGTTCAGTAACAGACTACTTTGAAGGTGGGCAAAAATATATTTCATACTTAAAGCAAACAGTTGAAGAAGATTTTGAAGGATTACATGTGGCATTAGACTGTGCACATGGTGCGACTTCTTCTCTAGCAACACATTTATTTGCAGATTTAGAGGCAGATATTTCAACAATGGGTGCTTCTCCGGATGGACTGAACATCAATGAAGGTGTCGGTTCAACACATCCTGAAAAGTTAGCTGCATTCGTCGCGGAGCGCGGAGCGGATGTTGGTTTAGCATTTGATGGAGATGGAGACCGTTTGATCGCTGTAGATGAGAATGGTACGATTGTTGACGGTGATCAGATCATGTTCATCATCGGCAAATATTTGCAGGCAAAAGGTCGCTTAAACAAAGGCACGATTGTTTCTACAGTTATGAGTAACATGGGCTTCTATAAAGCGGTTGAAGACAATGAAATGACAAGTGTTCAAACAGCAGTTGGGGACCGCTATGTTGTGGAAGAGATGCGTGCAAATGACTACAACTTAGGTGGCGAGCAATCAGGTCACATTGTATTTTTAGATTACAATACAACAGGCGACGGTCTGCTTACAGGTATTCAGTTAGTGAATATTATGAAGGCAACAGGCAAAAAGCTTTCTGAACTTGCAGGGGAAATGACAATTTATCCGCAAAAATTAGTAAACGTACGTGTAACAGATAAACATGCAGTAACACAAAATGAAAAGGTGGCAGCTGTCATTGCTGAAGTAGAAGCGGAAATGGCAGGCAATGGTCGTGTATTAGTACGCCCTTCAGGTACAGAGCCTTTAGTGCGCGTTATGGTGGAAGCAGCTTCTGAAGAGGCTTGCGAAAACTATGTTACACGTATTGCTGATGTAGTACGTACAGAAATGGGTTTAGCTGAATAA
- a CDS encoding CdaR family protein encodes MDKIFDSSWMLRLTALFLAVALFLYIQTEEKRETDSSTSNETDVITNVPLEVYYDSDNLFVTGLPATVDVKISGPKQIVMKTKLEKDFKLFVDLNSLLIGEHSVTIHQENFSEKLDVSIEPRIINVTIEEKVTEQFRIEPEMNNRLLAENFVLNEMTAEPSKVAVTGAKSVIDNISYVKATVSGEKDVNKSFEQEAAVKVLDRELNKLDVSINPDKVNVKVEINEYSREVPIKINEIGEPVEGLIIDSLSPEKSNITVYGSKSVVDALKEVVVDVDVSKIKKSGSHEFKIQLPTGATKLSQEKLKVNATVSGEPVREQEKDSEADIDADSNSEETDGN; translated from the coding sequence ATGGATAAAATATTTGATAGCTCATGGATGCTACGTTTAACCGCTTTGTTTTTAGCGGTGGCACTGTTCCTGTATATTCAAACAGAGGAAAAACGTGAAACGGACTCGAGCACATCCAATGAAACAGATGTCATCACAAATGTGCCATTGGAAGTTTATTATGATTCCGATAATTTATTTGTTACAGGGCTCCCTGCAACGGTTGATGTGAAAATTTCAGGACCGAAACAAATTGTAATGAAAACAAAGCTTGAAAAGGATTTCAAACTTTTTGTCGATTTAAACTCATTGTTAATTGGTGAACATAGCGTTACAATACATCAAGAAAACTTTTCCGAAAAACTGGATGTATCCATTGAGCCGAGAATAATTAATGTAACAATTGAAGAAAAGGTTACTGAACAGTTTCGTATAGAGCCTGAGATGAATAACCGCCTTTTAGCTGAGAACTTTGTACTGAACGAGATGACGGCAGAACCGTCAAAAGTAGCGGTAACAGGCGCGAAGAGTGTCATTGATAACATAAGTTATGTAAAGGCGACGGTTTCAGGTGAGAAAGATGTGAATAAATCATTTGAACAGGAAGCGGCTGTAAAAGTACTCGATCGTGAACTGAATAAGCTCGATGTCAGCATTAATCCGGATAAGGTCAATGTAAAAGTAGAAATTAATGAATATAGTCGAGAAGTCCCGATTAAGATCAATGAAATTGGGGAACCAGTAGAGGGGCTTATAATTGACAGTTTATCCCCGGAAAAATCTAACATAACGGTATATGGTTCGAAATCTGTAGTGGATGCATTAAAAGAAGTTGTCGTAGACGTGGATGTTTCAAAAATAAAAAAATCCGGTTCTCACGAATTTAAAATTCAGCTTCCTACAGGGGCTACTAAGTTATCACAAGAGAAACTAAAGGTAAATGCAACTGTGAGCGGAGAACCAGTTCGTGAACAGGAAAAAGATAGTGAAGCAGATATAGATGCAGATTCTAATAGTGAAGAGACAGATGGAAACTAA